The Dethiosulfovibrio russensis genome window below encodes:
- the trpB gene encoding tryptophan synthase subunit beta, whose protein sequence is MTVTTVDNAAKKGYYGVFGGRFVPESLERPLEELSEAFLEASSDPEFEREYMRLMREYVGRPSAITECFNLGDKLGGGRLFLKREDLNHTGAHKINNAIGQALLAKRMGKTRLIAETGAGMHGTASATVAALMGMECVVYMGAVDVERQAPNVSRMNLLGAKVVSVTQGQGVLKDAVDAALNAYVEDPDAFYLLGSAVGPSPYPSMVRHFQSIIGREARQQILDREGRLPDEIVACVGGGSNAIGLFSGFLDDASVAITGVEPAGKGLETGQHAATLVVGAPGMIHGFKSYVLTDENGDPAPVYSISAGLDYPGVGPEHSYLKDSGRATYVAVTDEEALDAFHLLCRTEGIIPALESSHALAYAVKRLPRMGSDEILLVNLSGRGDKDMDQVMALER, encoded by the coding sequence ATGACCGTCACGACCGTCGATAACGCCGCGAAAAAAGGATACTATGGAGTTTTTGGTGGAAGATTTGTCCCGGAATCGTTGGAGAGGCCCTTGGAGGAACTTTCCGAGGCCTTCCTCGAGGCCTCGTCGGACCCGGAATTCGAGAGGGAATATATGCGCCTTATGAGAGAGTACGTAGGACGTCCCTCCGCGATTACCGAGTGCTTTAATCTCGGAGATAAACTTGGAGGGGGCCGCCTATTCCTTAAAAGGGAGGACCTGAATCATACCGGGGCCCATAAGATCAACAACGCCATAGGACAGGCTCTATTGGCTAAAAGGATGGGAAAGACCCGTCTCATAGCCGAGACCGGTGCGGGTATGCACGGAACCGCCTCCGCCACTGTGGCGGCCCTGATGGGTATGGAATGCGTGGTCTATATGGGAGCGGTGGATGTGGAACGCCAGGCTCCCAACGTCAGCCGAATGAATCTGCTAGGGGCGAAGGTGGTGTCGGTGACCCAGGGACAGGGAGTACTGAAAGACGCGGTGGACGCTGCCCTGAACGCCTACGTAGAGGATCCCGACGCTTTCTACCTTCTAGGATCGGCGGTAGGACCCTCTCCCTATCCTTCCATGGTCCGTCACTTCCAGAGCATCATAGGCAGAGAAGCCCGACAACAGATTCTGGACAGAGAGGGGCGTCTACCCGACGAGATAGTGGCCTGTGTCGGAGGAGGCAGCAATGCCATCGGCCTTTTTTCCGGTTTTCTCGACGATGCCTCTGTTGCTATAACGGGAGTGGAACCAGCCGGAAAAGGGTTGGAGACGGGACAGCACGCAGCCACCCTCGTCGTAGGAGCTCCGGGAATGATACACGGTTTCAAAAGCTACGTTCTTACCGACGAAAACGGAGATCCCGCTCCGGTTTACTCTATCTCCGCCGGATTGGACTATCCCGGTGTGGGGCCGGAACACTCCTACCTCAAGGACAGCGGCAGGGCCACCTACGTTGCTGTAACCGATGAGGAGGCCCTCGATGCCTTCCATCTTCTCTGTCGAACCGAGGGGATAATACCGGCTCTCGAAAGCTCCCATGCCCTGGCATACGCTGTGAAGAGGCTGCCCCGGATGGGATCCGACGAGATCCTCCTGGTCAACCTATCCGGCCGGGGTGACAAGGACATGGACCAAGTCATGGCTCTGGAGAGGTAG
- a CDS encoding MFS transporter produces the protein MSLVKIGAFSALGSRNYRLFFTGQGISLTGFWIQRVAMGWLVYRLTDSAFLLGAVDFASQIPLLFLSTFAGVLMERWDLKRLMVICQTLCMVHAGVLAGLTLTGAVNYIHVLALGVLLGVVNAFELPARQTFVIQLVDRPEDLGNAVALNSSLFNVARLIGPSVAGFCIAAFGEGICFGINSACYLATLAALMALRLRPQEVSREREPFWEGFFSGISYVRSFLPIRDVLISLALLSFAGLPYLVLLPIFAKEILHGGPTLLGLLTGASGLGALAGSIRLAVRKTPVGLMRVMAISLSFFGISLAAFSLSLWAPMSILLIVAVGFGMVSVLVAGNTVIQTLVDEDKRSRVMSFYVVSLTGTAPIGSLVAGTVASFIGARVTLAIGGAVCLLIGLVLLKRGDLLWSLAEPIYREKGLI, from the coding sequence ATGTCTTTGGTGAAGATAGGGGCATTTTCCGCCCTTGGGTCAAGGAATTACAGGCTTTTTTTCACAGGTCAGGGCATTTCCTTGACGGGATTTTGGATTCAAAGGGTCGCTATGGGTTGGCTGGTATATCGTTTGACAGACTCGGCCTTTTTGTTAGGGGCCGTGGATTTCGCCAGTCAGATCCCGCTGCTTTTTCTTTCGACATTTGCGGGGGTCTTGATGGAACGCTGGGATCTGAAACGTCTGATGGTGATCTGCCAGACCCTTTGCATGGTTCACGCCGGGGTTCTTGCCGGACTGACCCTTACAGGAGCCGTCAATTACATACATGTTTTGGCGTTAGGGGTTTTGTTGGGGGTAGTGAACGCTTTCGAGCTCCCGGCCCGTCAGACCTTCGTCATTCAGCTCGTGGATCGGCCTGAGGACCTGGGAAACGCCGTGGCGCTCAACTCCTCTCTGTTCAACGTAGCCCGACTGATAGGTCCATCGGTAGCGGGGTTTTGCATAGCCGCCTTCGGAGAGGGGATATGTTTCGGTATAAACAGCGCCTGTTATCTGGCCACCTTGGCGGCTTTGATGGCTCTTCGTTTGCGTCCTCAGGAGGTCTCTCGGGAGCGGGAACCCTTTTGGGAGGGATTCTTCTCAGGCATCAGTTACGTCCGTTCCTTTCTTCCCATAAGGGACGTCCTGATATCCCTGGCTTTACTGAGCTTCGCCGGTTTGCCCTATCTGGTCCTTTTGCCTATATTCGCCAAGGAGATCCTACACGGCGGTCCCACTCTTCTCGGTCTGTTGACCGGTGCGTCCGGGCTCGGAGCCCTGGCCGGATCGATAAGGCTGGCCGTCAGGAAGACCCCGGTTGGGCTCATGAGGGTTATGGCCATATCTCTCTCTTTCTTTGGCATTTCCTTGGCCGCTTTCTCCCTTTCCCTATGGGCTCCTATGTCGATATTGCTTATAGTCGCGGTGGGGTTCGGCATGGTGTCGGTTTTGGTGGCGGGGAACACTGTGATACAGACCTTGGTGGACGAGGACAAGAGGAGCAGGGTTATGTCCTTTTACGTTGTTTCCCTGACGGGGACCGCCCCTATCGGAAGCCTCGTGGCAGGGACGGTGGCCTCTTTCATCGGAGCCAGGGTTACCTTGGCCATCGGAGGGGCGGTCTGTCTCCTGATAGGGTTGGTCCTGCTCAAGAGGGGCGATCTCCTCTGGAGTCTGGCTGAGCCGATATACAGGGAAAAGGGGCTGATTTGA
- a CDS encoding iron-containing alcohol dehydrogenase — MAGYYLMPPVNLMGRGSLQKTGSWMEKLGGRKALIVASIGEYGELQGSMVLEVLKAHGLEGDVFPGTGPNPTDVMVEEAVGRYFGQRCDCLIAVGGGSAMDCTKAASVSIGRIDEKSGKGKDRKDRPPFIAINTTAGTGSEATSFAVITDSENHRKITVQDWTLMPDVSINDPDLMLSMPPGLTAATGMDALSHAVEAYVSTEASLFSDGIALQAIRTIFRWLPMAVRYGDSIEAREAMCNAAFMAGVAFNNAGLGYVHALSHPISAMYGAPHGLVNAILLPVVERYNLPAAATKMATMGSVIDEATYDRYGIDHSGFRTAEKAEKVVEAMADLAKEIGITGGLSSLGVTENSIDDLALAASKEAIGINNPRKGVLQEIKELYIQAL; from the coding sequence ATGGCTGGATATTATCTAATGCCACCGGTAAACCTCATGGGAAGAGGGAGCCTTCAAAAGACCGGTTCCTGGATGGAGAAACTTGGCGGCAGGAAAGCTCTTATAGTGGCATCGATAGGGGAATACGGAGAGCTCCAGGGCTCCATGGTCCTGGAGGTCCTGAAGGCCCATGGTCTGGAAGGCGACGTATTCCCAGGTACGGGGCCGAACCCCACGGACGTGATGGTGGAAGAGGCGGTAGGCAGATATTTCGGACAGAGATGCGACTGTCTCATCGCCGTCGGAGGCGGAAGCGCCATGGACTGCACAAAAGCAGCATCGGTATCCATCGGAAGGATAGACGAAAAATCCGGAAAAGGAAAAGACAGGAAAGACAGACCGCCTTTCATCGCCATCAACACCACCGCCGGAACCGGCAGCGAGGCAACCAGTTTCGCGGTCATAACGGACAGCGAAAACCACCGCAAGATAACCGTACAGGACTGGACCCTCATGCCGGACGTATCGATCAACGATCCGGACCTGATGCTATCCATGCCCCCGGGACTTACAGCCGCCACAGGGATGGACGCCCTCTCCCATGCAGTGGAGGCCTACGTTTCCACGGAGGCGTCGCTTTTTTCCGACGGCATAGCCCTTCAGGCAATAAGAACCATATTCCGCTGGCTCCCTATGGCGGTACGCTACGGAGACAGCATCGAGGCGAGAGAGGCCATGTGCAACGCAGCTTTCATGGCAGGGGTAGCCTTCAACAACGCCGGTCTGGGCTATGTCCACGCCCTTTCCCATCCGATAAGCGCCATGTACGGAGCTCCTCACGGACTGGTAAACGCCATATTGCTTCCGGTAGTAGAGAGATACAATCTACCGGCAGCTGCCACCAAGATGGCCACAATGGGATCGGTGATAGACGAAGCCACCTACGACAGATACGGCATAGACCACTCCGGTTTCAGGACAGCGGAAAAAGCGGAAAAGGTAGTGGAGGCCATGGCCGATCTGGCGAAGGAGATAGGCATAACAGGTGGACTGTCCTCCCTGGGAGTTACCGAGAATTCCATAGACGATCTGGCTTTAGCCGCCTCGAAGGAGGCCATCGGGATCAACAACCCCCGCAAGGGGGTCCTACAGGAGATAAAGGAGCTCTATATTCAGGCTCTTTAA
- the queD gene encoding 6-carboxytetrahydropterin synthase QueD, translating to MLLRKEFTFDAAHRLERYRGKCEALHGHTYRLAVTLDGHSDDEDMVFDFTELKRIVSEKVLTELDHAYLNDVMDQPTAENIALWVWRKLEESVKRPNCELHSVQIWETATSSVIVFREDVE from the coding sequence ATGCTGCTAAGAAAGGAATTCACATTCGACGCCGCCCACAGGCTCGAGAGATACAGGGGAAAATGCGAAGCCCTTCACGGCCACACCTATAGATTAGCCGTCACACTGGACGGACATAGCGACGACGAGGACATGGTTTTCGACTTCACCGAGCTGAAAAGGATCGTTTCGGAAAAGGTCCTGACCGAGCTGGACCACGCCTATTTAAACGACGTCATGGATCAGCCGACGGCGGAGAACATAGCCTTATGGGTATGGAGAAAACTGGAAGAATCGGTCAAAAGACCGAACTGCGAGCTACACTCCGTGCAGATCTGGGAGACCGCGACAAGCTCCGTGATAGTTTTCCGAGAGGACGTGGAGTAA
- the folP gene encoding dihydropteroate synthase, whose product MTTWFHRFRSTAELKKTLEEIGCDPGALPYFNDKRDLTALRISDVDTRAANALKQEMLSRGGDVAVHRHAIDRGVERCDCLLFGTDKQIAHLAEKLVVMPYWGLDQVRKEILDAMAGKRKRRRLLTLPGNKVLQLGDRTKLMAIVNLTEDSFFSKSRAGSTSECLKRVETMIEDGADMLDLGAESTRPGSLPAEAETEISRLVPTVESIRKEFPHLPISIDTTKSEVARACVDAGADILNDISGLGFDPELASVAATSGTPLVIMHMKGVPRTMQREPHYGCLQKEICDYFRERTKLANKAGVPEGQIILDPGIGFGKTASHNLDLLSHNEFFRSLGSPILIGHSRKSVFGAVLKGAPTEERLEATLAGTALCAWQGVEIIRVHDVKANRRVLDTIEAMKDPDRVD is encoded by the coding sequence ATGACGACCTGGTTTCACCGTTTCAGGTCGACGGCGGAGCTGAAGAAAACTCTGGAGGAGATAGGCTGCGACCCGGGGGCACTACCCTATTTCAACGACAAGAGAGATCTGACGGCCCTCAGGATATCCGACGTAGACACCAGAGCGGCCAACGCACTCAAACAGGAGATGCTCTCCCGTGGTGGAGACGTGGCAGTCCATCGTCACGCCATAGACAGAGGAGTAGAACGCTGCGATTGTCTCCTGTTCGGGACGGACAAACAGATAGCCCATCTTGCGGAAAAGCTGGTCGTCATGCCCTACTGGGGACTGGATCAGGTCCGAAAGGAGATACTGGATGCCATGGCGGGAAAGAGGAAGAGAAGGCGTCTTCTGACCCTGCCGGGAAACAAAGTACTCCAGCTCGGCGACAGGACTAAGCTCATGGCCATAGTGAACCTCACGGAGGACTCCTTTTTCTCCAAGAGCAGGGCCGGTTCGACCTCGGAATGTCTGAAAAGGGTGGAGACCATGATCGAGGACGGGGCGGACATGCTGGATCTAGGAGCCGAGTCCACCAGACCGGGCTCGCTGCCTGCGGAGGCCGAAACGGAGATAAGTCGACTGGTCCCGACGGTGGAATCCATCAGGAAGGAATTCCCCCATCTTCCCATATCGATAGATACCACCAAGTCGGAGGTAGCCCGGGCCTGCGTCGATGCCGGAGCGGACATACTGAACGACATATCTGGACTGGGATTCGATCCGGAGCTAGCCTCCGTGGCGGCGACCTCCGGGACTCCGCTGGTGATAATGCACATGAAAGGGGTCCCCAGGACAATGCAGCGGGAACCCCATTATGGCTGTCTCCAGAAGGAGATATGCGATTACTTTCGAGAGAGGACGAAGCTGGCTAATAAAGCCGGAGTTCCAGAGGGCCAGATAATCCTGGACCCCGGAATAGGCTTCGGAAAGACGGCATCCCATAACCTCGATCTGCTCTCCCACAACGAATTCTTCCGATCGCTGGGGTCCCCGATTCTCATAGGCCATTCCCGAAAAAGCGTATTCGGAGCTGTCCTCAAGGGGGCTCCCACGGAAGAGAGACTGGAAGCCACCCTGGCCGGGACAGCTCTCTGCGCTTGGCAGGGAGTGGAGATCATCAGGGTACACGACGTCAAGGCCAACCGTCGCGTGCTGGACACGATAGAGGCGATGAAAGACCCGGATAGGGTCGACTGA